The stretch of DNA GGTAACCTCATGGGTATCAGTAGTTTCTGTAAGACACACTGGGGTAATCAGTGGGCTCCTGCTGGTCAACCAATTGAACAGCCATCCACGAGCCAGTCAATGGTTAGCGATGATCATCGAAATCAAATAATGACGTTCGATCATCAGCTACATCAACAAATTCAGCAGCAATTATCTGTTGAACAATTGCAACTCTTGACTCAACTTCAAGTAAAtgaacaaacaaacaaaaaccTTCCCCAAATTACAAAGTTCTAATTCTTGttcctttctttcttcttttcttttcttttgggggcctcttttgttgttgttgtgtgtAGAATCAACAAAATCAATCTCTATCCATGATTCCAACATCATCAATTGATCAACAACATCTCTCAAATAATATAACATCTCTCGCATCGTCCCTTGCCCTCGCCCAGCAACCGGGGCAGGTGCAGCAGTCGCAGTTAATGACACAACTGCCGGCAACATTGGATCTGCAGCAGCAACAAAATTTGTCTGGTGATGCCCAACAGCAGACAAAGTTTGTCTTCAATGTTGACATTGAGAAGCAATCGCCGGCACTGCAGTTGCTGTTCCAAATGCCAccgcaacagcagcagcagcagcagcaacagcaaatGCAACAAGCAGCTGGGTCAACCATCATTTCCAGCCCAATTCAGCAACAATttcagcagcaacagcagcaaatCATTGCGTCGCAAATTGCCCAAACGCAGACGAGTGGTTTGCTAAGTGGACAGGGTGTTGATCTTCAGCAATCCATCCAACAGGTCCAGCTGCCGTcgaatttaacaattttgcaaCCACATCAAATACTTTCAAAGGCCCAACAAATGCAGAATTGTTCTCAAAGCTCAcaagtaaaaattcttttctatctgactaaaatctgaataaaaataaacaaacaaaataatcCTTTGCAGGCTGTTGCAACGCAAACCCAACAATTGCCGTCGGGTGCATCAATGACAGCTGTTACGGCATTAGCCCAACAACATCAGCAAAATCTCAACAATATCATCCCAAGCCCCACACTTGAGGGTACAGTGCAAACACCAACATCAGCGGTACCGGCGGTGGCATCGTCCGTTGCCATCTCAACTGCTGTGAAAACGAATGGAATTGTTGCGGGTGGAGGTAAGAAAGGATCTGATAAAACATCTCGCAAGGAGAGCAAACGGTATTCGGTAGCAAGACAAGCTCCTGCCGGTAGTCAAGTAGGATTTAATTTTGACGCTTCAGGTACAACATTTGTTAATCCACaagatttttatattatttttgtttctttattcTTGACATTTCGctcattttgcattatttgaattgattttttaatttgttaaatttattaatcaattctcttttcctttttcttcttccattttGTGGCTGTTCTGGAATTGGAACAACTTCAGGTGCAGCAGCAcagcaacagcaacaacaGTGCGCTGTACAGGGAGCAAGTCCACCGGATAAGACGATTGATGTGGATTCAGAGACAGATTCAAATCACGATACAGCCCTTACGCTGGCATGTGCTGGAGGGCATGAGGATTTGGTGGAATTGCTGATAAGTCGGGGTGCAAATATTGAGCATAGAGACAAGAAGGGGTTCACACCGCTCATCCTTGCGGCAACGGCGGGTCATGATAAAGTTGTTGAGGCACTGCTTAAGTACGGAGCGGAGATGGAGGCACAGTCGGAGAGGACAAAGGATACTCCACTGTCGCTTGCCTGCTCTGGCGGGAGGTACGAAGTTGTGGAACTTCTACTTAATATTGGGGCGAATAAGGAGCACCGAAATGTGTCTGATTATACGCCACTGAGTCTTGCCGCAAGTGGGGGGTATGTGAATATAATAAAACTACTCCTGAGTCATGGTGCGGAGATAAATTCGCGCACTGGCAGCAAATTGGGGATCTCCCCGCTAATGCTGGCCGCAATGAATGGACATACTCAAGCTGTGAAACTCCTCCTTGATATGGGTTCCGATATAAATGCCCAAATTGAGACAAATCGCAACACTGCCCTGACGCTGGCGTGCTTCCAGGGGCGCCATGAAGTGGTGAATTTGCTGTTGGAACGTAAAGCAAATGTTGAGCATCGCGCAAAGACGGGCCTCACGCCACTCATGGAGGCAGCAAGTGGGGGCTACATCGATGTGGGACGCGTGCTGCTGGACAAGGGGGCCGATGTGAATGCTGCTCCTGTTCCATCCTCCCGAGATACAGCTCTCACAATTGCCGCCGATAAGGGACATGTGAAGTTTGTGGAACTTCTCCTGTACCGCGGTGCAGCTGTGGAGGTGAAGAACAAGAAAGGTAATTCCCCCCTATGGCTAGCTGCAAATGGTGGGCACTTGGCAGTTGTTGAGATCCTCTATGCACACGACGCTGACATTGATTCACAAGATAATCGCAAAGTCTCCTGCCTCATGGCAGCATTCCGCAAGGGGCACACAAAGGTTGTCAAATGGATGGTGAACCATGTCACGCAATTCCCATCTGATCAGGAAATGACGCGATATATTTCGACTGTGAGTGATAAGGAGTTGCTGGATAAATGTCATGAATGTGTCAAGGTCATCCGGGCGGCAAAGGAAGCGCAGGCAGTGAAGGCAAATAAGAATGCCTCAATTCTCCTCGAGGAATTGGATATGGAGAAGAATCGGGAGGAGAGTCGAAAGGCAGCTGCTGCGAGGAGGCGTGAgcggaagaagaagaagaagctggagaagaaggaggaaaagaGAAAGCTCAATGAACCCAAGAATGCCCAGGATGATAAGGATGATGATAAAGATGACGAGAGTGATGGGGAGAAGGATGAATCAAGCCCTGAGAATGTTCCGCCACACGATAAGGAGGAAGGAGATTCGGGAATTGATGCCAATAGCCAAGGGTCGTGCTCAAGTGCCGATGTAAAGTCGAGCAATCTCATGGAGAAGCAGAGTAAGTTGACGAAGGCGAagaagaggaaggaaaaaacgGCAACTGTTCAGCCGCAACCGTCAACGTCACAACCGCAAATTGTGCGATCAAAGAGCCCACCTCCCAATCCCATTGATTTGGTGGTGAAGAACAAGCGAGAAGAGAGTGTGATTAAGAGTACGAAGAATCCCAAGGATGTGGCGAGAGAAATGCGTGAGCAGAGGGATGCAAAGAGGGAGATTAAGCAGGAAGGACGACGTGAGGAGATCAAAATGCCCGAGCAGGCGGCAAAGAGATCAGTTGAGAAGGAGAATCTTGCACCACGTGAGGAGTTCAGATCGAAGAATCAGCGAGGAGAGAAGAAATCTGAGTATGCTAGTAGTTTAGCGGCAAGTCGTGAGAGTGGTGGAGCGCAGAAAAGTGCATCCCAACCGATTCAGCCGAATGGAGCTGATGGGGCGTCCGGAAGTCGCAAAGTTGTCTACTTCCCGCGACATTTGTCCGATCATGAGATAATTGAGTCAACATCATCGTCATATAGCATGAAGAGTGGCAAGAATTCCTCCAAGAGTCATTCCCATGATGATTCATCGAAGAATTCCAGCAGCATGAAACAAGCGGGGAAACGCGAAGAAGGTTGGAAGGAGGTGGTTCGCAAGAGTTCCGTGCAACAGCAGGTGTCATCACTGAGTGAGCCGAGTTGCAAGAAGATTGCCGTACCGACGCATGCTATATCACGCGTTATCGGACGCGGTGGGAGCAATATAAATGCAATAAGAGCTGCCACCGGTGCTCATATTGAAGTTGAGAAGCAGAGCAAATCCCAATGTGATCGATGGATCACAATAAAGGGATCAGCGGATGCAACAAGACAAGCGCACTCTCTCATTGGGACCCTCATAAAGGATCCCGATGTTGATATTCTGCAAATTCTGCAGAAGGTCAATTCGAATGTGAAACCCGTTCCACCGTCCCCATCAATTGGTCCGATTGGATACTGGGGCGAGAAACCACCGACTACAACGGCATCGAGCAGCTACACCGCTTCCACATCTATCGCTACAACGTCGTCGAGTGCAGTTCAGATTAAGACAACGAGTATGGCGAAGCAACAGATTGCCAACTCATCAAAGCAGATTCCCGCGAGTGCTGCCTCCTCGGTTGTTACCACAAAGATAATGTCCTCATCGGCATCGACGGCAAATACTTCGCGTACTGCTCAATCGAAGGTGTATCAGTCGAGTCATCAGCAGAGTCGATCTGGTGGTGCTATCTCCAGCAATGCCGGGAATACATCGCGTTCCAATCCCGAAATTCTCAAACGTCCCGTCGTCTCGAGCGCCGTGAGTGTCTCCAGCGGTAGCAATACCACAAAGACCACCATGTCCTTCACGGGGGCCATTATGTCGCTCAAATCGACGACAACGAAGAACATAACACCAGCTATGAGTATGTCCGGGCCACCGGGAACATTTGCCTCGAAACTCCTGACGAGCCAGGCGAGTGATGCTAAGAAGGTCATGACATCCAGCGTGACAACAATTGTCACATCAACATCAACTCTCATGGCGAGTAGTGCGGCCCAGCAATCAGCTGCCCCCGCCAGTGTTGTGCAAATGAGTCCCAAGCACCACAGTGTGAGTGCCAATAGTCAAAACCTGCCGGCACCGTTTGCCAATACGCCGCAACAAGCACCGCCGAATGTGGGTGTTATTGGTTCGAATGCAAAGCCACCGCCATTCTCGCAGGCGACCATTGAAACGGCCACATCGAGCATTGGCAATGCAAATGGACCACCGCGTTCCATCACACCAATTGGTCCGCCAATAGCGAGGAATGTAACACAATCACCGCTTCTGCAGAAGCAACAAGCACTGCCTGTGTCGTCGTCCATGTCAGACACGAGTCTCGCTGTGGGATCAGCAATACATCAGAGTGGCAACACTGGTGCCGGTGGTAGCGGTAGTACGGCAAGTAGCATTGCTGCGCAGCTTCAGACGAAGATAAGTCAGCTGCACGGTGCCCAGGCGCATGAGTATTCGCTCTTCAATGACAACTACGGGAGTCAGTGGGAGAGTAAGCAGATGTACAACAATGTTGCACCACTGCAGGCGGATGCATCCAAAGCACCTGGGTATCGTGGGAATACCGTCAGTAGTCCAGTTAGCATAAAGACGAGCAGTCAATCCATCACACCACCATCAACTGGGCACCATCTCAGTGTGGCACCGTCAACGGGGAATGCTGCTACGACTCTCATCACCACCGCCACGGGTACTGCACAATCGCAAACGTCGCAAAATCTCTCCGGGGCTTCGGTTCAGGTGACACCGTCTGCTCAGGTGTACGATCTATCGCAGTCAGCTTCAAGCGGCGGTAGTGGTGTCTCCATAATTAAACCACCAACAACGCAGACAATTCAACCACCACCGCCGTCAAATTTGGCCGTGCAGCGTCCAATTATGAGCAACATGTCACAAGTAAGCCAACACACAAAGAATTTCCCTTCTTCACTCAAGAACAATTCTCAAtcgaataattttctcaaggtCCGACCTGTGGGCTCCCAGATGGATTCATATTCGAGTGGTGTACAAGCACCCGTTGGCAGTGGTGCAGGAGCACGTCAGAATCTATTTGACAACCTGCAGTCGCAATCCTCGATGAATGCAAGTGGAACGAGCGGAAGTAGTGCATCGTCGTCGCAGCATATGCTCAACTACAGCCAAAATTCCGATGCCAGCCACCCACCGCCGTTCCAGCATCTCGGACTCGGTGCTGGGAATCCCCTTCATATGTCGCGTCTCAATCCCCGTGCCACGGTCTTTTCTTCGatgcagcaacagcagcagcaggcTCCGCCACAGCCGCAGCAACAAGTGTCGCAGGCATCAAAGTCGacgcagcagcaacagcagcagcatccGAATCAATTTGGGAATATCTTCCAGCAGAATCAGGGCACAGCCGGTGGGGCACCTGGCGGGGGAAATAGTGGCGGTGGCAGTATGAGTGGGCAGTACAGCAAGATGCCACCACTTGCATCGTACAACCCAACACCAGGACGTCCTCAATCGCAGCCACAGCCACAgacgcagcagcagcaacctGGGTCTCAGGGGCAGGTTAATAACAATGGACGCTGGTACGATTTATCCCATCTGCCGTCACCGCGGGAGATCCTCAACATGGAGAATGGATTCACGCTCAATTTGGGCTCACCGTCCTCCATGTCTCCCAATAATCCACCCCAAGCCACGACAAATGGTGTGCTGTCCAATCAAACGGCGGACGATAGTAGGAAGATGCCGCGACCAATTGGCACAGAACGTGCCAGCTGGAAGTACGGGTACAACTCGAATGTTGTCACGCAGAATCAACCGCCGCAAATGCCAATGGAGATGGATAATTCGGGACAAATGCACCCGTGGATTGTCGATAAGCAGCCATGGATGATGCCCATGCGCAATCAATATGTTCCCACAGATGACCTCCATCCTCACGATCATTTTtcggtgagtttttttctagaaaatttctttttttgaaaagaatttttttatttttggggatttttggGGTTTGTTTTTGggaattattcaaaagaaattagtaatttattgcaaattttaagaaaaaacttgttGAGATTACCAGGGaatgaataatgaaaaaaaagtagaatttcaaacattagaaaggaaatttaaaacgttaaaattgcataaaaaatttcaagagcTGTTTACGAAGAAAATCATCGGAAATGCAGCCCAAGAATAAAAGCACTCCTTTTCTGCTCACTAGCGGCGTTTCGTCAAATTTATTGACATCCTCAGGCTCTATTAAAGGACAAACATTTCTGTCAATACAATTTCAAGTTCacgaaaaaatacaaaattcttcaattctcTCTTCTCAAGCTTAACAAAGAAACTTACAGAGCAAGTACGGAGCACTTATGTCACAAAAACATaaggagaagaataaaaaaccaACGTTAAACACAACATTACTGCGAGCATCTCcatgaaaaacattaaaatattcttgcattaaaataatttaacgtAAAAACTGAGAAATCAAAAGGATTTCCAGCGTTTTCTTTGCTGTTGGAGCTGTGTATTTGAAAGTAATTATCGTTAGGGCTTAATAATGTCAATCTTTATAAATCTCGGCTTctagaatctttttttaaccTTAAAATATTCGCTGGAATACATTTCTCGTAAAGCTCTTGGAGTTTCcagtttttaaaatatctttcagttaaaatatttttattgagtgATGAGGAAGAAATAAGTTTTAATCGTTGGAAATAAgatcaaactttaaaaaaaaacgtcaaacgttaagaaaagaaacataaaactaaaaaaatgcGTCATGCaacagaaaagaaacgtcaaagggtaaatagaaatgtcaaattgaagaaaaaaaacgtcaaacgttagaactgaaatgtcaaacggcaacaaaatgataaatcaaaatacaacgcattaataatttaaacaaatcCCAATaaaaaacgtaagaaaattgaaagaattttatggaaaataaaaaaaaaagtaatttatggATAATTTTTAGAACCTTTTGAATGATTCTTTCAATCCTTCTTCATCTCTATTCTTTACCTGTGTAGTGTGctaaatatttatgcaaaataaaattacatgcGGAGGAGTaagtaaaagaaatgagaaaatggtATAAACTTTagtgaaataatttgatttgggattattttttttcttaaattttaatcttcaaatttaattattttaaaagaaattgcaaaataattctaatGCAATGTTCTCTATTTTCTCGAATGCTGCGgctttcttctttctttttatctttagCACATGCAATTGGACTACCATCATGCTGGAGGTGGAAATGTTGGTCCTACACCgcaaaatatgaatttgatGCAGTCCCTTCAATACACACCCTTTATGCCGCACTCTGCTGATATTGGGCAACTGCCAGATAAAATAGAATCTTGGGAACCGGAAAAACATGTAAGgcatattaaataatttctcatatttttaataattaatttttgaaaaatataaaaaattaaaaatatatttagaaaaatccTATCCCCTTTAGTCGAGAATTTCTTTAGAGTAAAcaagagaatttttgcttCTAGGGCTGGAAATGGACAAATTGAGTTAGGAATGCCGTGAATTTCATCAGATATTTACACATAgtatgaagaaagaaaaaaaacttttcactaTATTCCATagaagaaagttaaaaaaaagaaatgaaatatttctctccCGATTTATTCAACATACATAAACacctttttaattattttgtttctcttcacataagaatgaaaaaaaaaactataatcaACTTCTCACAGAATGTttgctaaaagaattttaggagattgaaaacaaacaaaaaaacaagaatttaatttataaaaccaCAATGAACTTGTCCTGTTTGTCATGATGTTcttaataatacaaaaaaatatcgtaTTGAAGTTTAtacttaaaatgttttctgcTGGAagacttgaaagaaaaaaaaatatattgaaaaagaaaaatgcaccgaaactgttttttttttaagaaaacaaaaaattctctcaaatttctattttttggtTGTTTACATATTTCAAAAATCCCGACATGATATTTTTCTGCTCTTGATgtgttatttttaaagaaaaagaattaacaaaATGCAGCAATAAACTCTTAcagacatgaaaaaaaaacattttagcaaagaaaaagaaaatagacgAACCGAAtggaatattgagaaaaaaaaaacgatgaaaagtgattttaaatgggaaaatctTGTCAAAGTtggaagaataataaattagaggaaaaaacttgcgaattttcattaaaaaaaaagtactttcTAATCCCTTATTTTAACGTAATATCACATACAttctcgaaaaaaaagaattagaaatggtaatagagaaaacaaaaaaattattaaaggaCATGTGAAAGATAGAAGCAACCTTTTGCTGTTaatcattattaaaaaaaaaagaagagaaatgagaagaaaaaaatgatgaaaaagatGTATTAATAAACGTAAATTTAAAGAGATGAAAaggttaaaatgaaaaaaaaaaaacatgaaataaaattaagaaaaattaactataAAGCGCATAGAAAAATAGTTGCATgagtttaaagaaagaaaaaacaattcaaaaaaaaaatctaatgcGAAGATATTTCTTTGTGAAATCTTCTCTTGGAGCTTATGTgggttttattttctctttttttttaattgagtgcttttttttatttttcccccttttatttttttttattctattgtCCCTCCTAAACACCCCCCAACCCCATTCCCAAAAATCGTATAGTTGAGCGtaatttctttgtgaattgagagcgttaaaaaatgaataagaaaaaaaacttagttgtgggattaatttttttgcggACGTGgtgtttttaatttctatattttcctaatttttcttttttttgtttttttaagtatCCGCGCCTTGtagggagattttttttctcgtttttaataataaatgctTCGAACCCTTCGAACGTACTTTTTtcgagatttatttttttttaattttgctctttgctatatttaaaaaaaaagaaaaacaaatattaaaatgacaaatcgaaaatgaatgaaaaaatatttaaaaaaaatattgctgtCGGCTTTGAGTTGTTTTTTGAGAATGTAAAACTTTTTCCCCTCG from Lutzomyia longipalpis isolate SR_M1_2022 chromosome 1, ASM2433408v1 encodes:
- the LOC129787968 gene encoding ankyrin repeat and KH domain-containing protein mask isoform X2, with the translated sequence MQNVGPSDGLKRESKVSVRGSTGRNKMSTPSNKFTSNTSSPTKSDTETFPEFQPRVTDSSESDEESVSEILLACLCLRPDLLVDSFPLDQNDLVEIQGSCSDSCENDDNEDDEEDDEDDEEDEEADVHINDGRPKYLLECDDRDSDQGQHDTKARLEALLEAADEAAQALNRMRSDSSPRDKKILRGFSLLSRSLIAACTDNDVNAVRRLLGEGNSTINEGTDDGESLLSLACSAGYYELAQVLLAMSAQVEDRGQKNDCTPLMEAASAGHVDIIKLLISHGADVNAQSSTVTPIGNTPLMYACAGGHVAAVQELLANGANVEDHNENGHTPLMEAASAGHVEVAKILLDHGAGINTHSNEFKESALTLACYKGHLDMVRFLLEAGADQEHKTDEMHTALMEASMDGHVEVARLLLDSGAQVNMPTDSFESPLTLAACGGHVDLAMLLIERGANIEEVNDEGYTPLMEAAREGHEEMVALLLSQGANINAQTEETQETALTLACCGGFLEVADYLIKNGADIELGASTPLMEAAQEGHLDLVKFLLENNADVHAQTQTGDTALTYACENGHTEVAEVLLYYRAELEHESEGGRTPLMKACRAGHICTVKFLIAKGADVNRQTTNNDHTPLSLACAGGHQAVVELLLKSGADPFYKLKDNSTMLIEAAKGGHIGVVQLLLDYPHSMSNANQMPQTPTDVITNSQLMIYAEQQQKLQKQLPQPIQPIVLHQPKQQGAQQSTQQTHLAQNQQLVTAPPGLHDVPEAIRVSNHQILHQQQLQGKDDGQQQQQQMMAAAADVAGTNVILDSVKGGLTAPQTDSILAQMRMFQMQAGFTDGLAQGLALAQPSVVNQIVGNVVDGNQQMQQQQHIAPQPPNNVASGNQQITAKQKGLSRKGRPSVIPYDSNLTTSEAQQVRSQPLGEDENSIYVTTNLPTAEKKILEEFHKNTNLQVLCEGGVPSTLLPSSAYVDITTPSAQEINIGMLCGASGISLTSGTPILGRMPAGGPIQSAAVATFVAGGKATDNNTFLITTSSFPTSINQSVTTTTATSGTSAQASTAAIPSTTTSTQIIAPSEVSQNTAISDRPKVKPVSKKDGKGNIRKSGSVLQQNQMVSIYNNLPVIPSSEQNLQLLQQSLATLSLAQQQQQQQQPGAPQTLIQQQLANITQNIQQISHLQSVNRQMPPSSPGKQPIPPNLVPATSSTLPVSGDCGTESTSTLTSITQNLNNQNILGTSESDEQLNSQWNQKMWQMVAQLPNHPLQKIAQRFIADQLKSPTENQLTGGSGSGANCGLPTSPNNSSKNIANNNDYSVISRMMSEVMHDISSDLNPEFVQQHPQQDDSMMHPKSVHVNQQFLLQQNDGQQIEQGDSEDHLHMFSVDDSDAETIGDCEIYPALDESLESLNVDDVTNVATVTTIDGSKESICNYEWADYIDDAINALHSGTDIPVAIQEMAANLNCPDLADAYAMGNLMGISSFCKTHWGNQWAPAGQPIEQPSTSQSMVSDDHRNQIMTFDHQLHQQIQQQLSVEQLQLLTQLQNQQNQSLSMIPTSSIDQQHLSNNITSLASSLALAQQPGQVQQSQLMTQLPATLDLQQQQNLSGDAQQQTKFVFNVDIEKQSPALQLLFQMPPQQQQQQQQQQMQQAAGSTIISSPIQQQFQQQQQQIIASQIAQTQTSGLLSGQGVDLQQSIQQVQLPSNLTILQPHQILSKAQQMQNCSQSSQAVATQTQQLPSGASMTAVTALAQQHQQNLNNIIPSPTLEGTVQTPTSAVPAVASSVAISTAVKTNGIVAGGGKKGSDKTSRKESKRYSVARQAPAGSQVGFNFDASGAAAQQQQQQCAVQGASPPDKTIDVDSETDSNHDTALTLACAGGHEDLVELLISRGANIEHRDKKGFTPLILAATAGHDKVVEALLKYGAEMEAQSERTKDTPLSLACSGGRYEVVELLLNIGANKEHRNVSDYTPLSLAASGGYVNIIKLLLSHGAEINSRTGSKLGISPLMLAAMNGHTQAVKLLLDMGSDINAQIETNRNTALTLACFQGRHEVVNLLLERKANVEHRAKTGLTPLMEAASGGYIDVGRVLLDKGADVNAAPVPSSRDTALTIAADKGHVKFVELLLYRGAAVEVKNKKGNSPLWLAANGGHLAVVEILYAHDADIDSQDNRKVSCLMAAFRKGHTKVVKWMVNHVTQFPSDQEMTRYISTVSDKELLDKCHECVKVIRAAKEAQAVKANKNASILLEELDMEKNREESRKAAAARRRERKKKKKLEKKEEKRKLNEPKNAQDDKDDDKDDESDGEKDESSPENVPPHDKEEGDSGIDANSQGSCSSADVKSSNLMEKQSKLTKAKKRKEKTATVQPQPSTSQPQIVRSKSPPPNPIDLVVKNKREESVIKSTKNPKDVAREMREQRDAKREIKQEGRREEIKMPEQAAKRSVEKENLAPREEFRSKNQRGEKKSEYASSLAASRESGGAQKSASQPIQPNGADGASGSRKVVYFPRHLSDHEIIESTSSSYSMKSGKNSSKSHSHDDSSKNSSSMKQAGKREEGWKEVVRKSSVQQQVSSLSEPSCKKIAVPTHAISRVIGRGGSNINAIRAATGAHIEVEKQSKSQCDRWITIKGSADATRQAHSLIGTLIKDPDVDILQILQKVNSNVKPVPPSPSIGPIGYWGEKPPTTTASSSYTASTSIATTSSSAVQIKTTSMAKQQIANSSKQIPASAASSVVTTKIMSSSASTANTSRTAQSKVYQSSHQQSRSGGAISSNAGNTSRSNPEILKRPVVSSAVSVSSGSNTTKTTMSFTGAIMSLKSTTTKNITPAMSMSGPPGTFASKLLTSQASDAKKVMTSSVTTIVTSTSTLMASSAAQQSAAPASVVQMSPKHHSVSANSQNLPAPFANTPQQAPPNVGVIGSNAKPPPFSQATIETATSSIGNANGPPRSITPIGPPIARNVTQSPLLQKQQALPVSSSMSDTSLAVGSAIHQSGNTGAGGSGSTASSIAAQLQTKISQLHGAQAHEYSLFNDNYGSQWESKQMYNNVAPLQADASKAPGYRGNTVSSPVSIKTSSQSITPPSTGHHLSVAPSTGNAATTLITTATGTAQSQTSQNLSGASVQVTPSAQVYDLSQSASSGGSGVSIIKPPTTQTIQPPPPSNLAVQRPIMSNMSQVSQHTKNFPSSLKNNSQSNNFLKVRPVGSQMDSYSSGVQAPVGSGAGARQNLFDNLQSQSSMNASGTSGSSASSSQHMLNYSQNSDASHPPPFQHLGLGAGNPLHMSRLNPRATVFSSMQQQQQQAPPQPQQQVSQASKSTQQQQQQHPNQFGNIFQQNQGTAGGAPGGGNSGGGSMSGQYSKMPPLASYNPTPGRPQSQPQPQTQQQQPGSQGQVNNNGRWYDLSHLPSPREILNMENGFTLNLGSPSSMSPNNPPQATTNGVLSNQTADDSRKMPRPIGTERASWKYGYNSNVVTQNQPPQMPMEMDNSGQMHPWIVDKQPWMMPMRNQYVPTDDLHPHDHFSHMQLDYHHAGGGNVGPTPQNMNLMQSLQYTPFMPHSADIGQLPDKIESWEPEKHGWKWTN